In a single window of the Flavobacterium sp. W4I14 genome:
- a CDS encoding LemA protein (product_source=KO:K03744; cath_funfam=1.20.1440.20; cleavage_site_network=SignalP-noTM; cog=COG1704; ko=KO:K03744; pfam=PF04011; superfamily=140478; transmembrane_helix_parts=Inside_1_4,TMhelix_5_27,Outside_28_193) translates to MKRLIFGILAAVIAVSTLSSCGYNSMVKLDENVKSKWGTVQTQYQRRADLIPNLVATVKGAAKFEQGTLTAVTEARAKATQMTVKADELTPENIQKYQAAQGQLSQALGKLLSITENYPELRATQQFSDLSAQLESTENRITVARKDFNDAVQEYNGKIRSFPTNLTAGMFGFKPKGYFEADATAKDAPKVEF, encoded by the coding sequence ATGAAAAGATTAATATTTGGAATTTTAGCTGCAGTTATTGCAGTGAGCACTTTAAGTTCATGCGGATATAACAGCATGGTTAAACTTGATGAGAACGTTAAATCGAAATGGGGAACGGTGCAAACCCAATATCAAAGAAGAGCAGATTTAATTCCGAACCTGGTAGCTACTGTAAAAGGAGCGGCTAAATTTGAACAGGGTACTTTAACTGCCGTAACAGAAGCGCGTGCAAAAGCAACACAGATGACGGTTAAGGCTGATGAATTGACACCAGAAAACATCCAGAAATACCAGGCTGCTCAGGGACAATTGAGCCAGGCTTTGGGTAAATTATTATCGATTACCGAAAATTACCCTGAACTAAGGGCTACACAGCAATTCAGTGATTTATCGGCGCAGCTAGAAAGCACCGAAAATAGGATTACCGTTGCCCGTAAAGATTTTAACGATGCTGTGCAAGAGTATAATGGCAAAATCAGATCGTTCCCAACCAATTTAACAGCTGGCATGTTCGGCTTTAAACCTAAAGGGTATTTCGAGGCCGATGCTACCGCAAAAGATGCACCTAAAGTAGAATTTTAA
- a CDS encoding putative membrane protein (product_source=COG3762; cog=COG3762; pfam=PF04536) yields MSLFSDIEQEKIANAISDAERATSGEIRIAIDKHCAGDPYEKAIEYFTKLDMDKTAKRNGVLIYLAHADHKFAIIGDVGINQVVPEDFWETTKIAMTAHFAKGNLADGIIAGVALAGEKLALFFPPQKGDINELPNDIVFMDNLEQK; encoded by the coding sequence ATGTCGTTATTTTCAGATATTGAACAAGAAAAAATAGCAAATGCGATCTCCGATGCAGAAAGAGCAACATCTGGAGAAATTAGGATTGCTATTGACAAACACTGCGCAGGTGATCCATACGAAAAAGCTATCGAGTATTTTACCAAGCTGGATATGGACAAAACAGCCAAAAGAAATGGGGTACTGATTTACCTGGCGCATGCCGATCATAAATTTGCCATTATTGGTGATGTAGGTATTAACCAGGTAGTACCTGAAGATTTTTGGGAAACGACCAAAATAGCGATGACTGCACACTTTGCAAAAGGCAATTTAGCTGATGGCATTATTGCGGGCGTAGCATTGGCCGGAGAAAAACTAGCCTTGTTCTTCCCTCCTCAAAAAGGCGACATTAATGAATTGCCAAATGATATCGTTTTTATGGACAATCTAGAGCAGAAATAA
- a CDS encoding uncharacterized protein (product_source=KO:K06872; cath_funfam=3.30.160.20; cleavage_site_network=SignalP-noTM; cog=COG1512; ko=KO:K06872; pfam=PF04536; transmembrane_helix_parts=Outside_1_170,TMhelix_171_190,Inside_191_259), translating to MKKIFLFSLLSLLFTFAFAQDFPEKPTTLVNDYANVLSADQKQQLETKLVAFNDSSSTQIAIAILKSVGDYDINEYAVELGRKWGVGQSGKNNGIMIVVAVGDRKISIQTGYGLEGALPDIYAKRIIDNDIKPNFKAGNYYAGLDEGTTSIIKYTKGEYKNDSPKTSSKKGGGGGSIVIIIIIVIVILIIMRKGGGGGSEVIGGRGASNALFWAMLFGSGGGGGRSSGGWGGGSSGGGGGGFGGFGGGSFGGGGSSGSW from the coding sequence ATGAAGAAAATATTCCTTTTCTCGTTACTGAGTTTATTATTCACTTTTGCCTTTGCACAGGATTTTCCAGAGAAACCCACTACTTTGGTTAATGATTACGCTAATGTGTTATCAGCCGATCAAAAGCAGCAACTGGAAACTAAATTAGTAGCTTTCAATGATTCATCATCAACACAGATTGCCATAGCGATATTAAAATCTGTAGGCGATTATGATATTAACGAATACGCTGTTGAGCTGGGCCGAAAATGGGGAGTTGGTCAAAGTGGCAAAAACAACGGGATTATGATCGTTGTGGCTGTTGGCGATCGAAAAATCTCTATTCAAACAGGTTATGGCCTGGAAGGCGCATTGCCAGATATTTATGCCAAGCGTATTATTGATAACGACATTAAACCTAATTTTAAAGCCGGAAATTATTATGCCGGCTTAGATGAAGGTACTACCTCGATTATAAAATATACCAAAGGCGAATATAAAAATGATAGTCCTAAAACTTCTTCAAAGAAAGGTGGCGGAGGTGGCAGTATTGTGATTATTATCATTATTGTAATCGTAATCCTCATCATCATGAGAAAAGGTGGCGGAGGCGGTAGCGAAGTAATTGGCGGTCGGGGTGCATCTAACGCTTTGTTCTGGGCAATGCTTTTTGGAAGTGGTGGCGGTGGCGGCCGAAGCAGCGGTGGCTGGGGCGGCGGTTCTTCTGGTGGAGGAGGCGGCGGATTCGGTGGTTTTGGCGGTGGAAGCTTTGGCGGTGGTGGAAGCAGCGGAAGCTGGTAG
- a CDS encoding hypothetical protein (product_source=Hypo-rule applied), producing MYRRDLITAEIQKLAQVLARIMGLKLEGKLAEANQLFDETMEGSFQLPKEILENEDLSVFENWLAGSDLPPEKLDSLSEFLYYELGTSQDRNQMIAPKLNLVYQYLSDRHKIVHLVNLHRQKTIQQYLR from the coding sequence ATGTACAGAAGAGATTTAATCACAGCAGAAATACAGAAACTTGCACAGGTTTTGGCTCGGATTATGGGCTTAAAGTTAGAAGGTAAATTGGCCGAGGCCAATCAACTTTTTGACGAAACCATGGAAGGCAGCTTTCAATTGCCAAAAGAAATTCTGGAAAATGAAGATCTTTCTGTTTTTGAAAATTGGTTAGCCGGAAGCGACCTCCCTCCCGAAAAACTCGACTCCCTGAGCGAATTCTTATATTACGAATTAGGTACAAGCCAAGATAGAAACCAAATGATTGCGCCAAAGCTGAATTTAGTCTATCAATACCTGTCAGATCGGCACAAGATCGTACATTTGGTAAACTTGCACCGTCAGAAAACGATACAGCAGTATTTGCGCTAA
- a CDS encoding ADP-ribose pyrophosphatase (product_source=KO:K01515; cath_funfam=3.90.79.10; cog=COG0494; ko=KO:K01515; pfam=PF00293; superfamily=55811), with protein sequence MIIEKWQKLASKYLVREKWATLRVDEVKLPDGIIKDDYYVLEYPNWVNAIALTEAGKIIMVRQYRHAADIISLEVPGGVIDGDEAPEFAVKRELLEETGYSFKTCKLIAELYPNPATSNNRTFTYFLTGGIKTHEQHLDEHEILNVEEYTIEEVKQLIKENKIAQALHVAALLYGLAEIEKL encoded by the coding sequence ATGATTATAGAAAAGTGGCAAAAGCTTGCCTCTAAATATTTAGTAAGAGAAAAGTGGGCTACCTTAAGAGTAGATGAAGTTAAGCTTCCTGATGGCATTATAAAAGACGACTACTATGTTTTAGAGTATCCAAACTGGGTTAATGCAATTGCATTAACAGAAGCAGGAAAAATCATCATGGTGCGCCAGTACCGCCATGCGGCCGATATTATTTCGCTTGAAGTTCCAGGTGGTGTAATTGATGGCGATGAAGCACCTGAGTTTGCTGTTAAACGTGAACTCTTAGAAGAAACAGGCTACAGTTTTAAAACCTGCAAACTTATTGCCGAACTTTATCCTAACCCTGCAACATCAAACAACAGAACCTTTACCTATTTCTTAACAGGTGGTATTAAAACGCACGAGCAGCATTTAGATGAACACGAAATATTAAATGTTGAAGAATATACTATTGAAGAAGTAAAGCAACTGATTAAGGAAAATAAAATAGCCCAGGCATTACATGTTGCCGCCTTATTATATGGCTTAGCTGAAATAGAAAAACTTTAA
- a CDS encoding chromosomal replication initiator protein (product_source=KO:K02313; cath_funfam=1.10.1750.10,1.10.8.60,3.40.50.300; cog=COG0593; ko=KO:K02313; pfam=PF00308,PF08299,PF11638; smart=SM00382,SM00760; superfamily=48295,52540; tigrfam=TIGR00362), with protein MEKTCTEVWKNCLQIIKDNIPSQSFKTWFEPITALKLEGKVLTIQVPSLFFYEWLEEHYVGLLRKTVKKQLGEDGRLEYNIVVDKSSNSGNPYTTNMPSNGNGAEAKVQSMPIPVSINKDIKNPFIIPGLKKLNVDPQLNSNYTFENYIEGDCNRLARSAGYAVAAKPGGTSFNPLMIYGGVGLGKTHLAQAIGNEIKRSMPDKLVIYVSCEKFCQQFVDSLKNNTINDFVNFYQAMDVIIMDDVHNFAGKEKTQDIFFHIFNHLHQSGKQVILTSDKAPKDLAGLEERLLSRFKWGLSADLQIPDLETRIAILRKKMYADGIELPGEVVEYVAHNIDNNVRELEGAMVSLLAQATLNKKEIDLALAKQMLKNFIKNTSKEISMEYIQKLVCEYFEVPVDMVKSQTRKREIVQARQISMYLSKSHTKSSLKTIGAFFGGRDHSTVIYACQTVEDLIDTDKKFKAYVHDIQKKLKMS; from the coding sequence ATGGAAAAAACTTGTACAGAAGTATGGAAGAACTGTCTTCAAATTATTAAGGATAACATTCCGAGCCAAAGTTTCAAAACTTGGTTCGAGCCAATAACAGCCCTTAAATTGGAAGGTAAGGTTTTAACTATACAGGTGCCAAGTTTGTTCTTTTACGAATGGCTTGAAGAACATTATGTAGGCTTGCTTCGCAAGACTGTAAAAAAACAACTTGGAGAGGATGGCAGGTTGGAATATAACATCGTTGTAGATAAATCATCTAACAGCGGTAATCCTTATACTACCAATATGCCCTCAAATGGAAATGGAGCGGAGGCAAAGGTACAATCGATGCCGATTCCGGTTTCCATTAATAAGGATATTAAAAACCCATTTATTATCCCTGGATTAAAAAAATTAAATGTTGATCCACAATTAAACTCTAACTATACTTTCGAAAATTATATTGAGGGAGATTGCAACCGCTTGGCGCGTTCTGCAGGTTACGCTGTAGCTGCTAAACCAGGAGGTACATCTTTTAACCCTTTAATGATTTATGGTGGAGTAGGTTTGGGTAAAACACACCTCGCGCAGGCGATCGGTAACGAGATTAAACGCAGCATGCCAGATAAGTTGGTGATCTATGTAAGCTGTGAGAAATTCTGCCAACAGTTTGTAGATTCATTAAAAAACAACACCATTAACGATTTCGTTAACTTTTATCAGGCAATGGATGTGATCATTATGGATGATGTACACAACTTTGCTGGTAAAGAAAAAACACAGGATATTTTCTTCCATATTTTCAATCACCTTCACCAATCGGGCAAACAGGTAATCTTAACATCTGATAAAGCACCGAAAGATTTAGCTGGTTTGGAAGAGCGTTTGTTAAGCCGTTTTAAATGGGGTTTATCTGCAGATCTACAGATCCCTGATCTGGAAACGCGTATTGCTATTTTAAGAAAGAAAATGTATGCTGATGGTATTGAGTTACCAGGCGAAGTGGTAGAATATGTGGCACACAACATTGATAACAATGTGCGTGAGTTAGAGGGTGCTATGGTATCTCTTTTGGCACAAGCCACTTTGAATAAAAAAGAAATCGATTTGGCGCTTGCTAAGCAAATGCTGAAGAACTTTATCAAAAATACTTCTAAGGAAATTTCAATGGAATACATCCAGAAATTGGTTTGTGAGTATTTCGAGGTTCCGGTTGATATGGTTAAATCGCAAACACGTAAACGCGAAATTGTTCAGGCACGTCAGATTTCGATGTACCTTTCTAAAAGCCATACTAAATCATCGTTGAAAACGATTGGTGCTTTCTTCGGTGGCCGCGATCACAGTACCGTAATTTATGCTTGCCAAACGGTAGAAGATTTAATTGATACTGATAAAAAGTTTAAAGCTTACGTACACGATATCCAAAAGAAATTAAAAATGAGCTAA